In Halopseudomonas xinjiangensis, a single genomic region encodes these proteins:
- the lpxK gene encoding tetraacyldisaccharide 4'-kinase — protein MLLRPLSALYASLVVRRRARYLSGRAEQWAPPVPVIVVGNITLGGTGKTPMCLWLIEHLRARDLRVGLISRGYGAEPGDFPRFVQAGDAPTQSGDEPLLIARRFDIPVVIDPDRPRGCRALLEHHRVDVIISDDGLQHYRLGRSVELVMIDHARGLGNGRCLPEGPLREPADRLKSVDLLVRNGAPADAEGCYAMRLEPVALVNVRSGQRMAIDSWRGTREVEALAGIGNPQRFFDTLQQLGFAPRKHAFGDHADYNADSFAGFDASRPVIMTEKDAVKCNELAQDNWWYLSVEAVLSDAFAKALDARLPRSLFPGEP, from the coding sequence ATGCTGCTCAGACCGCTCTCCGCGCTATACGCCAGTCTTGTTGTCCGCCGCCGAGCACGATATCTGTCCGGTCGGGCGGAGCAATGGGCGCCACCGGTGCCTGTGATCGTAGTCGGGAACATCACCCTTGGAGGCACCGGCAAAACGCCAATGTGTCTTTGGCTGATCGAGCACCTGCGCGCCAGAGACTTGCGCGTCGGGCTGATCAGCAGAGGATATGGCGCCGAGCCGGGCGACTTTCCGCGATTTGTCCAGGCTGGCGATGCGCCGACTCAGAGTGGCGACGAGCCGCTGTTGATCGCTCGGCGCTTCGATATACCTGTGGTAATTGATCCCGACCGGCCTCGTGGTTGCCGCGCCTTGCTAGAGCACCATAGGGTCGACGTGATCATCAGTGATGATGGTCTGCAGCATTATCGGCTCGGGCGTAGCGTCGAATTGGTGATGATCGATCACGCTCGCGGCCTGGGTAACGGACGCTGTCTGCCAGAGGGCCCTCTGCGCGAGCCGGCGGACCGACTGAAAAGCGTGGATCTGCTGGTGCGCAATGGCGCGCCTGCCGACGCTGAGGGCTGCTACGCGATGCGTTTAGAGCCAGTAGCATTGGTTAACGTGCGCAGCGGGCAGCGCATGGCTATCGATAGCTGGCGCGGGACACGAGAGGTCGAGGCGCTGGCAGGCATCGGTAACCCTCAACGCTTCTTCGATACGTTGCAGCAGCTTGGCTTTGCGCCAAGAAAACATGCCTTCGGCGATCACGCCGATTACAATGCAGACAGTTTTGCCGGATTCGACGCCTCGCGCCCGGTCATCATGACCGAAAAGGACGCGGTCAAATGCAACGAGCTGGCGCAGGACAACTGGTGGTACCTGAGCGTGGAGGCGGTTCTAAGCGACGCATTCGCCAAAGCTCTGGACGCCCGGTTGCCCCGATCACTTTTCCCTGGAGAGCCCTGA
- the murB gene encoding UDP-N-acetylmuramate dehydrogenase, whose translation MMTSVRQSVDLRHYNTFGICEPADHLVEVETLSQLLDALALADRHGWAVTILGGGSNVVLGGPVPGLLICMRSLGRRVLARHDDAVLIEAAAGENWHRLVAWSLDQGLSGLENLSLIPGTTGAAPVQNIGAYGIELADVFDSLDALDRKTAQVLRFDRQACDFGYRDSVFKRHPGRFVILQVRLRLSRTPRLRVDYAPLRAAWDETGLTRPDSRVVAELVCRIRRSKLPDPALIGNAGSFFKNPVVSSEQAERLRRDHPAMPCYPQGVDSVKLAAGWLIDQAGWRGLRRGTVGVHRDQALVLVNHGGAKGKDVMALADEIRSDVGSRFGVALEMEPQLLGG comes from the coding sequence GTGATGACCTCGGTGCGCCAGTCCGTTGATCTCCGACATTACAACACCTTCGGTATCTGCGAACCGGCAGATCATCTCGTTGAAGTCGAGACGCTCTCACAGCTGCTCGACGCACTGGCGCTGGCGGACCGACATGGCTGGGCCGTTACGATTCTGGGCGGCGGCAGCAATGTCGTTTTGGGCGGACCGGTTCCGGGCCTGCTGATCTGCATGCGCAGCCTTGGCAGACGAGTGTTGGCTCGGCACGATGACGCGGTGCTAATCGAAGCTGCAGCGGGCGAAAACTGGCATCGGCTAGTCGCCTGGTCTCTCGACCAGGGGCTCTCCGGGCTGGAAAATCTTTCATTGATTCCGGGTACTACGGGTGCGGCGCCGGTCCAGAATATCGGCGCCTACGGTATCGAGTTGGCCGATGTGTTCGACAGTCTGGACGCACTTGATCGAAAGACGGCTCAAGTCCTGCGCTTCGATCGGCAGGCCTGTGACTTCGGCTACCGGGATAGCGTTTTCAAGCGTCATCCGGGGCGCTTCGTCATCCTCCAGGTTCGGCTACGTCTGTCACGCACGCCTCGATTGCGCGTCGATTATGCACCGCTTCGGGCCGCCTGGGATGAGACCGGTCTGACCCGGCCCGATTCCCGTGTGGTCGCCGAACTGGTCTGCCGCATTCGTCGCTCCAAACTTCCTGATCCGGCGCTGATTGGCAATGCCGGCAGCTTTTTCAAGAATCCTGTGGTCTCGAGCGAGCAGGCAGAGCGTTTGCGTAGGGACCATCCCGCCATGCCCTGCTATCCACAGGGTGTGGACTCGGTAAAGCTCGCCGCGGGCTGGCTGATCGATCAGGCAGGCTGGCGTGGGCTGCGGCGAGGTACGGTCGGGGTGCATCGCGATCAGGCGCTGGTGTTGGTCAATCATGGCGGTGCGAAGGGGAAGGACGTGATGGCTCTGGCAGATGAGATTCGCTCTGACGTGGGCAGCCGCTTCGGGGTTGCTCTCGAGATGGAGCCGCAGTTGCTCGGCGGGTAG
- the kdsB gene encoding 3-deoxy-manno-octulosonate cytidylyltransferase, whose translation MADMYHVIIPARFASTRLPGKPLQDIAGKPMIQRVWEQARQSSALSVTVATDDQRIVDACRGFGADVVLTREDHPSGTDRLQEVVSHLELPANACVVNVQGDEPMLPPALIEQVAADLQAAPQASIATLAEPLTDIDALFNPNVVKVVTDQAGYALYFSRAPMPWCRDQFAGGRPASLPADVAFRRHIGLYAYRVRFLHDYVSWPVSPLETVESLEQLRALWYGQRIHVADACVTPPAGVDTFEDLARVRSLLGGA comes from the coding sequence ATCGCTGATATGTATCACGTCATTATTCCCGCCCGCTTTGCCTCCACCCGTTTGCCTGGCAAACCGCTGCAGGATATCGCAGGCAAGCCGATGATTCAGCGAGTCTGGGAACAGGCACGCCAAAGCAGTGCGCTTAGCGTGACGGTTGCGACCGATGATCAACGGATCGTCGACGCTTGCAGAGGCTTCGGTGCCGACGTGGTGCTGACGCGTGAGGATCACCCCTCGGGTACCGATCGCTTGCAGGAAGTCGTGTCTCACCTGGAACTGCCTGCGAATGCCTGCGTGGTGAACGTGCAGGGTGATGAGCCCATGCTTCCCCCGGCACTCATTGAGCAAGTGGCAGCCGACCTGCAGGCCGCCCCTCAGGCGAGCATTGCCACGCTGGCGGAACCGCTGACCGATATCGACGCGCTGTTCAACCCGAACGTAGTGAAGGTTGTGACCGATCAGGCGGGCTACGCGCTGTATTTCAGCCGCGCGCCTATGCCTTGGTGTCGCGACCAATTTGCCGGGGGGCGGCCGGCCTCGCTGCCCGCTGATGTCGCCTTTCGTCGGCATATCGGTCTTTATGCCTATCGAGTACGCTTCCTTCACGATTACGTCTCCTGGCCGGTCAGCCCGCTGGAAACCGTGGAATCGTTGGAGCAGCTACGCGCGCTCTGGTACGGCCAGCGCATCCATGTAGCTGATGCGTGCGTAACGCCACCAGCGGGTGTCGATACATTCGAGGATCTGGCGCGCGTCCGTTCGCTTCTGGGCGGCGCATGA
- a CDS encoding ExbD/TolR family protein yields MNFRRQKLDEVGVNLTPLIDVVFLLLIFFMVSTTFTRETQLKIDLPQAGSGETVDSAAPQQIEVTISAAGETAINDKVLIDPSLEKLMAALQRESAGNNNLPVIITADAQTPHQAVITAMDAAGQLGFGRLRLTTSQMEAGGSQ; encoded by the coding sequence GTGAATTTCCGCCGACAGAAACTCGACGAGGTCGGGGTCAATCTGACGCCGTTGATCGACGTAGTATTCCTGCTGCTCATCTTTTTCATGGTTTCCACCACATTCACTCGCGAAACGCAGTTGAAAATCGATCTGCCGCAAGCCGGCTCCGGAGAGACGGTGGACTCGGCTGCTCCGCAGCAGATCGAGGTTACGATTTCCGCTGCGGGCGAAACCGCGATCAATGACAAGGTTCTCATCGACCCGAGTCTGGAGAAGCTCATGGCTGCCCTGCAGCGGGAGTCGGCAGGGAATAACAACCTGCCGGTTATCATCACTGCCGACGCCCAGACCCCACACCAGGCAGTGATTACGGCGATGGATGCGGCTGGTCAGCTCGGTTTCGGTCGGCTGCGTCTGACTACCAGTCAAATGGAGGCGGGCGGCTCGCAGTGA
- a CDS encoding MotA/TolQ/ExbB proton channel family protein has translation MWELISAGGWLMLPILLSSVIAVAIIIERLWTLRTSRIAPPNLLGQVWRWVKDGQLDAVKLKTLRADSPLGEILAAGLANARHGREIMKECIQEGASKVIHEMERYLNTLGTIAAITPLLGLLGTVIGMIDVFSAIMTQGTGNTGVLAGGISKALVTTAAGLTVAIPALFFHRFFVRRVDELVVSMEQEATKLVEVMQGNREIDSGAGGEPVPLRTGSGRKGA, from the coding sequence GTGTGGGAATTGATCAGTGCCGGTGGCTGGCTGATGTTGCCGATTCTGTTGTCGTCGGTCATCGCCGTGGCAATCATCATCGAACGCTTATGGACACTGCGCACCAGTCGCATAGCCCCTCCCAATCTCCTCGGCCAGGTCTGGCGCTGGGTCAAGGATGGTCAACTTGACGCCGTCAAATTGAAGACCTTGCGCGCTGATTCGCCGCTCGGCGAGATCCTTGCGGCCGGTCTGGCCAATGCCCGTCATGGCAGGGAAATCATGAAGGAGTGCATTCAGGAGGGGGCGAGCAAGGTGATCCACGAGATGGAACGCTATCTCAACACGCTTGGTACCATCGCTGCGATCACCCCTTTGCTGGGTCTGCTGGGAACCGTCATCGGCATGATCGACGTGTTCAGTGCGATCATGACCCAGGGAACCGGCAACACCGGTGTGCTGGCCGGCGGTATTTCCAAGGCGCTCGTGACCACAGCGGCCGGCCTCACGGTGGCCATTCCTGCGTTGTTCTTCCACCGCTTCTTTGTACGTCGTGTTGACGAGCTGGTGGTGAGCATGGAGCAGGAAGCGACCAAACTGGTAGAGGTCATGCAAGGTAATCGTGAGATCGACAGCGGTGCTGGTGGCGAACCTGTTCCGCTACGTACCGGCAGCGGTCGTAAAGGGGCCTGA
- the lolD gene encoding lipoprotein-releasing ABC transporter ATP-binding protein LolD, translating into MTDVVLECRELSKEYAIGPQRLKVLDGVNLTLRRGERIAIVGSSGSGKTTLLNMLGGLDTPSEGEVWLAGQQMSALRESERGKLRNTGLGFVYQFHHLLAEFSALENVSMPLLIGSRPIADVRARAEEMLARVGLSARTGHKPAELSGGERQRVAIARALINQPACVLLDEPTGNLDQHTARGIQQLMLELSQSLKTAFLVVTHDLALAGQMDRALTLNEGRLQEKQIR; encoded by the coding sequence ATGACTGATGTCGTGTTGGAATGTCGTGAGCTGAGCAAGGAATATGCGATTGGTCCGCAGCGACTCAAGGTTCTTGATGGCGTCAATCTCACCCTTCGTCGCGGTGAGCGTATCGCCATCGTGGGCAGTTCAGGGTCTGGCAAGACGACGCTGCTCAACATGCTCGGTGGACTGGATACACCCAGCGAAGGCGAGGTTTGGCTGGCAGGACAACAGATGTCGGCGCTACGTGAATCGGAGCGGGGCAAGCTGCGCAATACCGGTCTTGGCTTCGTCTACCAGTTCCACCATTTGCTCGCCGAGTTCAGCGCGCTGGAAAACGTATCGATGCCTTTGTTGATTGGTAGTCGTCCGATCGCCGACGTGCGGGCGCGAGCTGAGGAGATGCTTGCACGGGTGGGGTTGTCTGCGCGGACCGGACACAAACCGGCCGAGTTGTCCGGCGGAGAGAGGCAGCGGGTGGCGATCGCCCGGGCATTGATCAACCAGCCAGCCTGCGTGCTACTCGACGAACCGACCGGGAACCTCGATCAGCACACGGCGCGAGGCATCCAGCAACTGATGCTTGAGCTGAGTCAGAGTCTGAAGACAGCGTTTCTGGTGGTGACGCATGATCTTGCCCTTGCCGGGCAGATGGATCGTGCACTGACCCTGAACGAGGGCCGGTTGCAGGAAAAGCAGATCCGCTAA
- a CDS encoding glycerophosphodiester phosphodiesterase has protein sequence MTILYGHRGARGEAPENTLPSFNRALEAGVTRVELDLHLSSDRQLMVIHDPTLKRTTRIRGKVSQHTAEELNQIDARYALPNWPSACAIPTLQMLFEACPEIEHYQLEVKSGSAGQSRIVLQAIADLVSHFGLEKRVVITSSSRTLLRYARDSRYGLSTGLVEEYGILDPIRSAQRYGCDFLVLNWKLCTAQRVRQAQQAGLHVSVWTVNEPDLMRRLVEMDVDSIITDVPALAVRTLTSS, from the coding sequence ATGACTATTCTGTACGGCCATCGGGGTGCCCGGGGCGAGGCACCGGAAAATACCCTGCCGAGTTTCAATCGAGCTCTGGAAGCCGGAGTAACTCGCGTTGAGCTTGACCTGCATTTGTCATCCGACCGGCAACTCATGGTGATCCATGATCCAACACTCAAGCGCACCACGAGGATCAGGGGCAAGGTAAGTCAGCACACCGCTGAAGAGCTCAATCAAATCGACGCGCGATACGCCTTGCCCAACTGGCCGTCAGCCTGCGCTATTCCTACTTTGCAGATGCTGTTCGAAGCCTGTCCGGAGATCGAACATTATCAACTTGAGGTGAAGAGCGGCTCCGCAGGGCAGTCTCGAATCGTGCTGCAGGCTATCGCGGACCTGGTCTCACATTTCGGACTCGAGAAGCGTGTGGTGATTACTTCCAGCAGTCGCACACTGCTGCGCTATGCCCGAGACTCCAGATACGGACTCTCTACGGGCCTGGTCGAGGAGTACGGGATCCTCGATCCGATACGAAGCGCCCAGCGCTATGGCTGCGATTTTCTCGTCCTGAACTGGAAGCTTTGTACGGCGCAACGCGTGCGTCAGGCGCAGCAGGCCGGATTGCACGTTTCAGTTTGGACAGTGAACGAGCCGGACCTGATGCGGCGGCTCGTTGAGATGGATGTGGACAGTATCATTACTGACGTGCCGGCTCTGGCCGTACGAACCCTGACATCGTCCTGA
- a CDS encoding DNA internalization-related competence protein ComEC/Rec2 gives MNLPLGLTAVFVGLITPLSFPALAPPWLIAVFAVASCTAAMHPRWRPVALFLLGLAWACNHHQTAMDERLPEHLDNQRITFTGQVAGLPERTALGWRFLIENAHHAETGGALPIMRAHWYAGEAVEPGERWRFVGNLRRPRGMSNPGGFDYESWLFAQQIGAVASIRSGERIEAEAQSLSRWRRLVRQRLSETLSAYPGGERLIALVVGDRSALDDTDWQTLQATGTGHLMVISGLHVGMVAAAVFAMVSAIGWLGLLRVSYPQQWLAAPLALSAAALYAGLAGFAVPTQRALLMVALVLLARLRYRQINAWVFWLGALCAVTILAPAAPLRAGFWLSFVAVGLLLLGMAGRLAIRGIWWRWGRAQWVIFIGLWPWLVLWGMPGSLTAPVVNLIAIPWVSLAVVPAALLGTLTELYFDSSTLLWLSAKALNALFYLLEHAASWRAPVTLGFPGWVNWSIGAAGALALISPLSSILRIPALACLVALFLPTSRIPEPGGFWVTALDVGQGLSVLVQTHSHVLLYDTGARLRSGFDLGEAVVYPALLDLGVSKLDTLLLSHADNDHAGGAAALMERIPVGRVLSGQPDELASLGAQPCQPGESWSRDGVEFRVVYSAPPPAPANERSCVLRITSQWGSVLLPGDLGIRGEYQMLAEPLRADLLIAPHHGSRTSSSYAFIRAVSPRWVVFSSAFYSPFGHPHQKVVERYRELHAEPVYTARSGAIRFEFDESGPGRLSWHWRDENRRFWHE, from the coding sequence ATGAATCTACCGCTAGGCCTGACGGCGGTGTTCGTCGGGCTGATCACGCCGCTTTCGTTTCCGGCGCTTGCTCCGCCATGGCTTATCGCAGTCTTCGCAGTCGCTTCCTGTACGGCAGCGATGCACCCACGCTGGCGTCCTGTCGCGCTGTTTCTGCTGGGTCTGGCATGGGCATGCAACCATCATCAGACGGCGATGGACGAGCGACTCCCCGAGCATCTCGACAACCAGCGAATTACGTTCACCGGGCAAGTAGCCGGCTTGCCCGAGCGGACCGCGCTTGGTTGGCGTTTTCTCATCGAGAATGCGCATCACGCCGAAACTGGCGGCGCGCTTCCGATCATGCGGGCGCACTGGTATGCGGGCGAGGCGGTAGAGCCCGGAGAGCGGTGGCGCTTTGTTGGCAACCTGCGTCGACCGCGCGGCATGTCCAATCCGGGGGGCTTCGATTACGAGTCCTGGCTATTCGCTCAACAGATTGGAGCGGTAGCGAGTATCCGCTCAGGCGAACGTATCGAGGCCGAGGCCCAGAGCCTTTCACGCTGGCGGAGGCTGGTGCGTCAGCGGCTTAGCGAGACGCTCTCGGCATACCCCGGTGGGGAGCGCTTGATCGCTCTGGTGGTCGGGGACCGCAGCGCGCTCGACGACACTGATTGGCAAACGCTGCAGGCCACTGGCACCGGGCACCTGATGGTGATATCCGGACTGCACGTAGGTATGGTCGCAGCCGCGGTTTTCGCGATGGTCTCGGCAATCGGTTGGCTGGGATTGCTGCGCGTATCGTACCCGCAACAATGGCTTGCGGCGCCTTTGGCGCTATCGGCTGCCGCCCTGTACGCCGGCCTTGCCGGGTTTGCAGTGCCCACCCAGAGAGCGCTGCTCATGGTGGCGCTGGTGCTGTTGGCGCGTTTGCGCTACCGGCAGATCAACGCCTGGGTTTTCTGGTTGGGCGCGCTGTGCGCGGTGACGATCCTGGCTCCGGCCGCGCCGCTGAGGGCGGGTTTCTGGCTCTCTTTCGTGGCGGTAGGGCTGTTACTGCTCGGCATGGCCGGGCGCCTGGCCATACGCGGAATCTGGTGGCGCTGGGGGCGGGCGCAATGGGTCATCTTCATCGGCCTCTGGCCGTGGCTGGTCCTCTGGGGTATGCCCGGAAGCCTGACTGCTCCGGTGGTCAACCTGATTGCCATTCCCTGGGTCAGTCTAGCGGTCGTACCGGCCGCCCTGCTTGGCACTCTGACTGAGCTTTATTTCGACTCTTCGACCCTGCTGTGGTTGTCCGCAAAGGCTTTGAACGCTTTGTTTTATCTGCTGGAGCATGCTGCGTCGTGGCGTGCGCCGGTAACGCTTGGGTTTCCGGGGTGGGTCAACTGGAGCATCGGAGCGGCTGGCGCATTGGCGCTGATAAGCCCTCTATCCAGTATTCTTCGAATCCCGGCGCTGGCCTGCCTGGTGGCGCTGTTTCTCCCAACTTCGCGTATCCCCGAGCCGGGCGGGTTCTGGGTGACAGCGCTGGACGTCGGGCAGGGCCTGTCGGTGTTGGTCCAGACACACTCCCACGTCCTGCTGTATGACACTGGCGCGCGCCTGCGTAGCGGCTTTGACCTGGGCGAAGCGGTCGTCTACCCGGCACTGCTCGATCTCGGCGTCAGTAAACTCGATACGCTCCTGCTCAGCCACGCCGACAACGACCATGCTGGCGGAGCGGCGGCGCTTATGGAGCGCATTCCCGTAGGGCGCGTGCTGTCTGGCCAGCCCGATGAGCTCGCCAGCCTAGGCGCGCAACCCTGCCAGCCGGGGGAGAGTTGGAGCAGGGATGGGGTCGAGTTCCGTGTCGTGTACAGCGCACCGCCGCCTGCCCCTGCAAATGAGCGTTCCTGCGTATTGCGTATTACCAGCCAATGGGGTTCGGTTTTGTTACCTGGTGATCTGGGTATTCGCGGCGAGTATCAAATGCTCGCCGAACCGTTGAGGGCGGATCTGCTGATCGCGCCGCATCATGGCAGCCGAACGTCGTCCTCCTACGCCTTCATCCGCGCGGTTTCGCCGCGTTGGGTGGTGTTCAGCTCGGCTTTCTACAGTCCATTCGGGCATCCGCATCAGAAGGTTGTGGAACGTTACCGAGAATTGCATGCGGAACCGGTTTATACTGCGCGCTCCGGGGCGATCAGGTTCGAATTTGACGAGTCAGGTCCAGGCAGGTTGAGCTGGCACTGGCGGGATGAGAACAGACGCTTCTGGCACGAATAA
- a CDS encoding PilZ domain-containing protein encodes MQPADDNPDDKRDFFRIQETLFLDYRIVPSPEADAGFGERSPLFGLLSDLHRLDYESQHLLRQIAERDRGLAHYLKIINKRIDLIGKAVSLQVADEPGHPTDVTLSEGGMSFSCDEALNQGDWLSLRLVLQPTPLGLVLPAQVIRCDRLPDSPRWIIAVSFDALDDQQRQLLARHILQKQAQDIRAARSTPQRTAE; translated from the coding sequence ATGCAACCAGCAGACGACAACCCCGACGACAAGCGCGACTTCTTCAGAATCCAGGAGACCCTGTTTCTGGATTATCGTATCGTTCCCAGCCCAGAGGCCGATGCTGGCTTTGGTGAGCGCTCTCCTCTGTTCGGGCTGCTCAGCGACCTGCACCGGCTCGACTACGAGTCGCAACATCTGCTTCGTCAGATTGCCGAGCGAGACCGCGGCCTCGCGCACTATTTGAAGATCATCAATAAGCGAATCGACCTCATTGGTAAGGCCGTGTCGCTTCAGGTGGCTGACGAACCTGGTCATCCTACCGACGTCACGCTTAGCGAGGGCGGGATGTCCTTCAGCTGTGACGAAGCGTTGAATCAGGGAGACTGGCTATCTCTGCGCCTTGTACTGCAGCCGACTCCACTGGGCCTGGTCTTACCGGCACAGGTGATTCGCTGCGACCGGCTCCCCGACTCCCCTCGCTGGATAATAGCAGTCAGTTTCGATGCGCTGGATGATCAGCAGCGCCAGTTGCTGGCCCGCCATATTCTGCAAAAGCAGGCACAGGATATCCGTGCCGCCAGATCCACCCCGCAACGGACAGCCGAATGA
- a CDS encoding lipoprotein-releasing ABC transporter permease subunit, translating into MFRPLPFFIGLRYTRAKRRNHFISFISLISMLGLTLGVLVMILVLSVMNGFDRELRTRILGMVPHATINGYQPIDDWRSLADALLADPRVEAAAPFVQLQGMLTHDGNVAPVLVNGVIPEAEARVSIIEDHMQAGSLDNLADGEFGIIIGELTARRFGVGEGDMLTFVLPEASVTPAGVFPRLKRFRVAGIFKVGAELDSSLALIHAGDAARLTRWKPGQVQGVRIKLQDLFEAPRVAWDLVTRLPGEYYAQDWTRSHGNLFAAIRMEKTMIGLLLLLIVAVAAFNIISTLVMVVTDKKADIAILRTLGASPGTIMGIFMVQGSVIGVVGTVAGCILGVLAALNVSALVAGLEGMLGTQFLSSDVYFINYLPSQLIWSDVVLICAAGLGMSFLATLYPAWRASRTEPAEALRYD; encoded by the coding sequence ATGTTCAGACCGCTGCCTTTCTTCATTGGCCTGCGCTACACGCGTGCCAAGCGACGCAATCACTTCATTTCCTTTATATCACTGATTTCCATGCTTGGCCTGACGCTGGGCGTGCTGGTGATGATTCTTGTGCTCTCGGTCATGAATGGCTTCGATCGTGAGCTGCGCACGCGAATCCTGGGAATGGTGCCACACGCCACCATCAACGGATATCAGCCGATCGACGACTGGCGGTCGCTGGCTGATGCGTTGCTCGCAGATCCGAGAGTGGAAGCCGCCGCGCCGTTCGTGCAGCTCCAGGGCATGTTGACCCACGACGGAAACGTAGCGCCGGTGTTGGTCAATGGTGTGATACCCGAAGCGGAAGCCCGGGTTTCGATCATCGAGGACCATATGCAGGCTGGGTCGCTCGATAATCTTGCCGATGGTGAATTCGGGATCATCATAGGCGAGCTGACCGCGCGCCGGTTCGGCGTGGGGGAAGGGGATATGCTCACTTTCGTTCTACCTGAGGCATCGGTTACGCCGGCCGGCGTGTTTCCTCGGCTCAAGCGATTCCGAGTGGCGGGCATATTCAAGGTAGGAGCCGAGTTGGACAGCTCGCTGGCGCTGATTCACGCCGGCGACGCAGCGCGGCTCACACGCTGGAAGCCGGGTCAGGTGCAGGGGGTGCGCATCAAGCTGCAGGATCTGTTCGAAGCTCCCCGTGTCGCCTGGGACCTGGTGACACGGCTTCCCGGAGAGTATTACGCCCAGGACTGGACGCGTAGCCACGGTAATCTCTTCGCCGCTATTCGCATGGAAAAAACCATGATTGGCTTGCTGCTGCTGCTGATCGTCGCGGTCGCTGCATTCAACATCATTTCCACCCTGGTGATGGTGGTGACCGACAAGAAAGCGGACATCGCCATCCTGAGAACGCTGGGTGCTTCCCCAGGCACCATCATGGGCATATTCATGGTTCAAGGGTCGGTCATCGGTGTGGTCGGGACAGTCGCCGGTTGCATTCTCGGGGTGTTGGCGGCGCTCAACGTCTCGGCGCTGGTCGCCGGGTTGGAAGGCATGCTCGGCACGCAATTCCTGAGTTCCGACGTGTACTTCATCAACTACCTGCCGTCCCAGCTGATCTGGAGCGATGTGGTACTTATTTGCGCGGCCGGGCTGGGCATGAGCTTCCTGGCGACGCTATACCCGGCCTGGCGTGCGTCGCGTACCGAGCCAGCGGAGGCCCTGCGCTATGACTGA
- a CDS encoding Trm112 family protein, whose amino-acid sequence MDPKLLDILACPLCKGPLVQNRDKSELWCRADGLAYPVRDGIPVMLESEARALDADERLDR is encoded by the coding sequence ATGGATCCGAAACTGCTCGATATACTCGCCTGTCCGTTATGCAAAGGACCTTTGGTCCAAAACCGGGACAAGAGCGAGCTGTGGTGCCGTGCCGATGGACTGGCTTATCCGGTGCGCGACGGCATTCCGGTTATGCTGGAAAGCGAAGCCCGCGCCCTTGACGCCGATGAGCGTCTGGATCGCTGA
- a CDS encoding DUF2062 domain-containing protein yields the protein MPRRLLKRYMPTPERIKANKSLRFLGTMLHDPNLWHLNRHSVARAVAIGLFVALLPIPMQMLLSASVAVPSRANLPISVGLVWLTNPVTMPPIFFIEYKIGTLLLGTPERTMPMELSLTWLSAEIQHLWQPLLVGSLLIGIIAALIGYSATMLYWRLWVYRNWQRRKMRRRHQS from the coding sequence ATGCCGCGCCGCCTACTCAAACGCTACATGCCCACCCCCGAGCGCATCAAAGCCAACAAGTCGCTGCGCTTCCTCGGCACGATGCTGCATGATCCAAACCTGTGGCACCTTAACCGCCACAGTGTGGCTCGAGCAGTTGCCATTGGTTTGTTCGTCGCCCTGCTGCCAATTCCGATGCAGATGCTGCTTTCAGCGTCCGTAGCAGTACCTTCGCGGGCAAATCTGCCCATCTCGGTCGGCCTGGTGTGGCTGACCAATCCGGTAACCATGCCGCCGATCTTTTTCATTGAATACAAGATCGGCACCCTGCTGCTCGGCACGCCTGAGCGCACCATGCCGATGGAACTATCGTTGACGTGGTTGAGCGCAGAGATTCAGCATCTCTGGCAACCGCTCCTGGTGGGTTCACTACTGATCGGCATCATCGCGGCGCTCATTGGCTACAGCGCGACGATGTTGTATTGGCGTTTGTGGGTTTACCGCAACTGGCAACGACGCAAAATGAGACGTCGTCACCAGAGCTGA